A window of the Hyphomicrobiales bacterium genome harbors these coding sequences:
- a CDS encoding cell division protein FtsH → MDKKSQINFWYAVLAVFLILMFQSWYVTTQTVEAIPYSQFEKLLAEGKVSDIAVKERTIEGKLNPPIDGREYFVTTRVEPDIAKQLTDSGVTFRGVIESSFLRDLLSWILPVLLMFGLWMLVIRRMADKQGLGGFMTVGRSKAKVYVEKDTEVSFADVAGVDEAKRELQEIVAFLRNPADYGRLGARAPKGILLVGPPGTGKTLLARAVAGEAGVPFFSISGSEFVEMFVGVGAARVRDLFEQARKSAPAIIFIDELDALGRARGMGLAGGNDEKEQTLNQLLAELDGFDPSIGVILLAATNRPEVLDPALLRSGRFDRQVLVDRPDRTGRRQILNVHIRKIRLGDNVDLDQVAQITAGFTGADLAGLVNEAALLATRRGGAAVEMDDFTQGVERVVAGIEKKSRRLSEPERKRVAYHEMGHALVAANLPGVDPVHKVSIIPRGIGALGYTMQRPTEDRFLMSTADLENRMAVLMGGRAAEQLVFAEISTGASDDLQRATDIATEMVTRYGMAPDLGQRVYAEPQQAFLGQIGTPRGKEISDETVREIDLAVRRMVEDAFDRAMQLLQSVRADLDAGAAYLLDHETMTDEDFPALRPLPPGEEKDVL, encoded by the coding sequence ATGGACAAGAAGAGCCAAATCAACTTCTGGTATGCCGTACTCGCGGTCTTTCTGATCCTGATGTTCCAGTCGTGGTACGTGACGACGCAGACCGTCGAGGCGATCCCCTACAGCCAGTTCGAAAAGCTGCTCGCCGAGGGCAAGGTCTCCGACATTGCCGTCAAGGAGCGCACCATTGAGGGCAAGCTCAACCCGCCGATCGACGGACGGGAATACTTCGTCACCACCCGCGTCGAGCCCGATATCGCCAAGCAGCTCACCGATTCCGGCGTGACCTTCCGCGGCGTGATCGAATCGTCCTTCCTGCGCGATCTGCTGTCGTGGATCCTGCCTGTCCTGCTGATGTTCGGGTTGTGGATGTTGGTCATCCGCCGCATGGCCGACAAGCAGGGTCTCGGCGGCTTCATGACCGTCGGCAGGTCGAAGGCCAAGGTCTATGTCGAGAAGGACACCGAGGTCAGCTTTGCCGACGTGGCCGGCGTCGACGAGGCGAAGCGCGAGTTGCAGGAGATCGTCGCCTTTCTGCGCAATCCGGCGGACTACGGCCGGCTCGGCGCGAGGGCCCCGAAAGGCATCCTGCTCGTCGGCCCTCCGGGCACCGGCAAGACGCTCTTGGCGCGGGCCGTCGCCGGCGAGGCAGGCGTCCCGTTCTTCTCGATCTCGGGCTCCGAATTCGTCGAGATGTTCGTCGGCGTCGGCGCCGCGCGGGTCCGCGACCTGTTCGAGCAGGCACGCAAGAGCGCGCCGGCGATCATCTTCATCGATGAGCTTGATGCGCTCGGCCGCGCGCGCGGTATGGGCCTTGCCGGCGGCAACGACGAGAAGGAGCAGACGCTGAACCAGCTACTCGCCGAGCTCGACGGCTTCGACCCGTCCATCGGCGTCATTCTGCTCGCGGCCACCAATCGGCCCGAGGTGCTCGATCCCGCCCTGCTGCGCTCCGGTCGTTTCGACCGCCAGGTGCTTGTCGATCGCCCCGACCGTACCGGCCGGCGGCAGATCCTCAACGTGCATATCCGCAAGATCCGGCTCGGCGACAATGTCGATCTCGACCAGGTGGCGCAGATCACGGCCGGCTTCACCGGCGCCGATCTCGCCGGGCTGGTCAACGAGGCGGCGCTCCTCGCCACACGGCGCGGCGGCGCAGCCGTCGAAATGGACGACTTCACGCAGGGCGTGGAGCGTGTCGTCGCCGGCATCGAGAAGAAAAGCCGGCGCCTGTCGGAGCCCGAGCGCAAGCGCGTCGCCTATCACGAGATGGGCCATGCGCTTGTCGCCGCCAACCTTCCCGGGGTCGATCCGGTGCACAAGGTGTCGATCATCCCGCGCGGCATCGGCGCGCTTGGCTACACCATGCAGCGCCCGACCGAGGATCGCTTCCTGATGTCGACCGCGGATCTGGAAAACCGCATGGCGGTGTTGATGGGTGGCCGTGCGGCCGAGCAGCTCGTCTTCGCCGAAATCTCGACCGGTGCGTCGGACGATCTGCAGCGCGCCACCGATATCGCGACCGAGATGGTCACCCGCTATGGCATGGCGCCCGATCTCGGTCAGCGGGTTTACGCGGAACCGCAACAGGCGTTCCTCGGTCAGATCGGAACGCCGCGCGGCAAGGAGATTTCCGACGAGACCGTGCGCGAAATTGATCTCGCGGTCCGCCGCATGGTCGAGGACGCCTTCGACAGGGCGATGCAGCTACTTCAATCCGTACGCGCCGATCTCGATGCCGGCGCAGCCTATCTTCTCGACCATGAAACGATGACGGACGAGGACTTCCCCGCCCTGCGGCCGCTGCCGCCTGGGGAGGAAAAGGACGTCTTGTGA
- a CDS encoding sodium:sulfate symporter → MILARRGASGCAASAPIRNRREKQRVEILRKPSHLFVLAAMVFAGLLLVNTPAWLDETQGRTLAIVIVALSLWGTNALPGYLTAFLFFLTAILLKVAPPATVFSGFASTAMWLSIGGFVIGMAIRSTGLGASLAAYLGRRLETSYAHLIWGLLIVCVLLGFIMPSSIGRAVMMVPIGMALADRCGFAPGSVGRTGIALAVAFGCHVPTFAILPSNVPNMVLIGAADTIYGQHLAYTDYLFLHFPVLGVVKTVVIGALILWLFPARPELAMTAAEPDKAASDRKGQVRLAVVLAGALGLWLTDAWHGISPAWVGLGAACILLLPRIGLVDGETFAKETNVGMLFFIAGALGLGAVVNSTGLGTAIAGQIETWLPLDPGADFVNFLSLAGLSFVTGLGTTLPGIPAVLTPMAGDLANQTGFVLYTVLMTQVIGFSTILFPYQSPPLMVGMHLANEPVQILLRITVPLTIITLLVLVPLDFLWWRLLGLFG, encoded by the coding sequence ATGATTCTCGCGCGCAGAGGTGCCTCCGGCTGCGCGGCGTCAGCACCCATTCGGAACCGTCGGGAGAAACAGCGCGTGGAGATCCTCCGCAAGCCGAGCCACCTCTTTGTCCTTGCCGCGATGGTTTTCGCCGGCCTGCTGCTGGTCAATACGCCGGCGTGGCTCGACGAAACGCAGGGTCGGACGCTTGCCATCGTCATCGTCGCGCTCAGCCTGTGGGGCACCAACGCTCTGCCGGGGTATCTGACGGCCTTCCTGTTCTTCCTGACCGCCATCCTGCTCAAGGTCGCGCCGCCGGCGACCGTGTTTTCCGGCTTTGCCTCGACCGCCATGTGGCTGAGCATCGGCGGCTTTGTCATCGGCATGGCGATCCGATCGACCGGCCTTGGCGCCAGCCTCGCCGCCTATCTCGGCCGCCGGCTGGAGACCAGCTACGCTCATCTGATCTGGGGCCTCTTGATCGTTTGCGTCCTGCTCGGCTTCATCATGCCGTCATCGATCGGGCGCGCGGTGATGATGGTGCCGATCGGCATGGCGCTCGCCGATCGTTGCGGCTTCGCGCCGGGCTCCGTCGGCCGCACGGGCATCGCGCTCGCCGTCGCCTTCGGCTGCCATGTGCCGACCTTCGCGATCCTGCCCTCCAACGTGCCGAACATGGTGCTGATCGGCGCCGCCGACACGATCTACGGCCAGCACCTCGCCTATACCGACTATCTCTTCCTGCATTTCCCGGTCTTGGGTGTCGTGAAGACGGTCGTGATCGGCGCGCTCATTCTGTGGCTCTTTCCCGCCCGCCCCGAACTGGCGATGACCGCCGCCGAGCCCGACAAGGCAGCGTCCGATCGCAAGGGGCAGGTGCGCCTTGCCGTCGTGCTTGCCGGCGCGCTCGGTCTGTGGCTGACCGACGCCTGGCACGGCATCAGCCCGGCCTGGGTCGGTCTCGGCGCCGCCTGTATCCTGCTCCTGCCACGCATCGGTCTCGTCGACGGCGAGACCTTCGCCAAGGAAACCAATGTCGGCATGCTGTTCTTCATCGCCGGAGCGCTCGGGCTTGGCGCCGTGGTCAACAGCACCGGGCTCGGCACCGCGATTGCCGGCCAGATCGAAACCTGGCTGCCGCTCGACCCGGGCGCCGATTTCGTCAATTTCCTGTCGCTCGCCGGACTTTCCTTCGTCACCGGGCTCGGCACCACCTTGCCCGGTATTCCCGCCGTGCTGACTCCGATGGCCGGCGATCTCGCCAACCAGACCGGCTTCGTCCTCTATACGGTGCTGATGACACAGGTGATCGGCTTCTCGACCATCCTGTTCCCCTACCAGTCGCCGCCGCTGATGGTTGGCATGCATCTGGCGAACGAGCCGGTGCAGATCCTGCTGCGCATCACCGTCCCGCTGACCATCATCACGTTGCTGGTGTTGGTGCCGCTCGATTTCCTGTGGTGGCGCCTGCTTGGCCTGTTCGGCTGA
- a CDS encoding acetoacetate--CoA ligase, whose amino-acid sequence MSDATPLWQPSPERIAGTNLRRMMDRAEKETGRSFPDYKSFHRWSTDEKEAFWSLLWDFCGVVGDRGERTLSDGHKMPGAAFFPDARMNFAENLLRRNDDSDALVFRGEDKVERRMSWAELHALVSRLQQGFKAAGIGVGDRIAAMMPNMPETIAGMLAASSLGAIWSSCSPDFGERGVLDRFGQIEPKIFVTCDGYWYNGKQNPVGEKLKPILEQLVTVDTAIIVPYLGTADEVAAEIPKAVTLDAFTAPYEAAPVTFERLPFSHPLYILFSSGTTGIPKCIVHSAGGTLLQHLKEHQLHCDIRPGDRVFYFTTCGWMMWNWLATGLASEATLLLFDGSPFAPSGAVLFDYAQAEKMTMFGTSAKFIDAVKKAELRPRDTHDLSSLRLMTSTGSPLAPESFDFVYDGVKPDIHLASISGGTDIVACFVGGIPINPVWKGELQGPSLGMATDVWDEDGKPMVAGKGELVCTEPFPSMPIKFWNDPEGEKYHAAYFERFDNVWCHGDFAEWTEHGGMVIHGRSDATLNPGGVRIGTAEIYNVVEQMPEVIEALAIGQQWDDDVRVVLFVRLADGVALDEDLTKRIKTNIRTGASPRHVPAKIVVVKDIPRTKSGKITELAVRDVVHGREVKNKEALANPEALNLFKDIPDLQS is encoded by the coding sequence ATGAGTGACGCAACGCCCCTGTGGCAGCCTTCGCCAGAGCGTATCGCCGGCACCAATCTGCGCCGCATGATGGACCGAGCCGAGAAGGAAACCGGCCGCTCCTTCCCCGACTACAAGAGCTTTCATCGCTGGTCGACGGATGAGAAAGAGGCGTTCTGGTCGCTGCTGTGGGATTTCTGCGGCGTCGTCGGCGATCGGGGCGAGCGCACGCTCAGCGACGGACACAAGATGCCGGGCGCGGCATTCTTCCCCGATGCGCGGATGAATTTCGCCGAGAACCTTCTGCGCCGCAACGACGACAGCGACGCGCTCGTCTTCCGCGGCGAGGACAAGGTCGAGCGGCGGATGAGCTGGGCCGAGTTGCACGCGCTGGTGTCGCGGCTACAGCAGGGCTTCAAGGCGGCGGGTATTGGCGTCGGCGACCGTATCGCGGCGATGATGCCGAACATGCCCGAGACCATCGCCGGCATGCTGGCGGCCTCGTCGCTTGGCGCCATCTGGTCGTCCTGCTCGCCGGATTTCGGCGAGCGCGGCGTGCTCGACCGTTTCGGCCAGATCGAACCGAAGATCTTCGTCACCTGCGACGGCTACTGGTACAATGGCAAGCAGAACCCGGTCGGCGAGAAACTGAAGCCGATCCTGGAGCAGCTTGTGACCGTCGACACGGCGATCATCGTGCCGTATCTCGGCACCGCCGACGAGGTCGCGGCAGAGATCCCGAAGGCCGTCACGCTCGATGCGTTCACCGCACCGTATGAGGCGGCGCCAGTAACCTTCGAGCGGCTGCCGTTCTCCCACCCGCTCTATATCCTGTTTTCCAGCGGCACGACCGGCATCCCGAAATGCATCGTCCATTCGGCCGGCGGTACGCTGCTGCAGCATCTCAAGGAACATCAGCTCCATTGCGATATCCGCCCCGGCGACCGGGTGTTCTATTTCACCACCTGCGGCTGGATGATGTGGAACTGGCTCGCCACCGGGCTCGCCTCGGAGGCGACGCTGCTGCTGTTCGACGGCTCGCCGTTTGCGCCGAGCGGCGCTGTGCTGTTCGACTATGCACAAGCCGAGAAGATGACGATGTTCGGCACCTCGGCGAAGTTCATCGACGCCGTGAAGAAGGCCGAACTTCGCCCGCGCGACACACACGACCTGTCGTCGCTGCGCCTCATGACCTCGACCGGCTCGCCGCTGGCGCCGGAGAGCTTCGATTTCGTCTATGACGGGGTCAAGCCGGACATCCACCTCGCATCGATCTCGGGCGGCACCGATATCGTCGCCTGTTTCGTCGGCGGCATTCCGATCAACCCGGTGTGGAAGGGCGAATTGCAAGGCCCGTCGCTCGGCATGGCGACCGACGTCTGGGACGAGGACGGCAAGCCGATGGTGGCCGGCAAGGGCGAACTCGTGTGCACCGAGCCGTTCCCCTCCATGCCGATCAAGTTCTGGAACGACCCTGAAGGCGAGAAGTACCACGCCGCCTATTTCGAGCGGTTCGACAATGTCTGGTGCCACGGCGACTTCGCCGAATGGACCGAGCATGGCGGCATGGTCATTCACGGCCGCTCCGACGCCACGCTCAACCCGGGCGGCGTGCGCATCGGGACCGCGGAGATCTACAACGTCGTCGAGCAGATGCCGGAAGTGATCGAGGCGCTCGCGATCGGCCAGCAATGGGACGATGACGTGCGCGTCGTACTGTTCGTGCGGCTTGCCGATGGCGTTGCCCTCGACGAGGACCTGACGAAGCGGATCAAGACCAATATCCGCACCGGGGCCTCGCCGCGCCACGTGCCGGCCAAAATCGTCGTCGTCAAGGACATCCCGCGAACCAAGTCCGGCAAGATCACCGAGCTTGCCGTGCGCGACGTGGTGCATGGGCGTGAGGTGAAGAACAAGGAAGCGCTGGCCAATCCGGAAGCGCTCAACCTGTTCAAGGACATCCCCGATTTGCAGAGCTGA
- a CDS encoding iron ABC transporter permease, which translates to MAVVGVIAFFALVPIASLVVLSLQPAGDVWLHLATTVLPRAAWTTILLMLGVGVLTIIIGVSTAWLVTMCRFPGRSLFDWALLLPLAVPTYIVAYVYTDFMDVTGPVQTAIRAVFGFTSSRDYWFPEFRSLGGAVFVMGIVLYPYVYLTTRAMFLMQSACALDVSRTLGAGPLRLFTAIALPLARPAIAVGVTLVLMECLNDIGAVEYLGVKTMTFSVYDTWLNRGNLAGAAQMATAMLVIVFGLIWAERYARRHQRFHQTTSRYMSLPRYQLRGLRAGGAILACGLPVLLGFLVPGGRLFDLASRRLEHLTDAGFLSAVGNSLLLAIAAAVMTVATGVMLAYALRMRRNPVIHAIARLSAIGYAVPGTVLAVGILIPVAALDNFIDGTMRATFGIATGLILSGSGIALVYAYATRFLAVSFGAIESGLSKVSPHLDMAARALGRSSLRTLVEVHLPMIKPALATAAMLVFVDCMKELPATILLRPFNFDTLSTTVYAAASREAFEDGAVAALTIVAVGLIPVIMLAHTSATSFRDAKGKRRSAAKGEAA; encoded by the coding sequence ATGGCCGTCGTCGGCGTCATCGCATTCTTCGCGCTGGTTCCCATCGCCTCGCTGGTGGTGCTGTCGCTGCAGCCGGCGGGCGACGTCTGGCTGCATCTGGCGACCACCGTGCTGCCGCGCGCCGCCTGGACAACGATCCTGCTGATGCTCGGCGTCGGCGTTCTCACCATCATCATCGGCGTGTCGACCGCCTGGCTGGTCACCATGTGCCGCTTTCCCGGTCGCAGCCTGTTCGACTGGGCGCTGCTTTTGCCGCTCGCCGTGCCGACCTACATCGTCGCCTATGTCTATACCGACTTCATGGATGTCACCGGACCGGTTCAGACGGCGATCCGTGCGGTGTTCGGCTTCACCTCGTCGCGCGACTACTGGTTCCCGGAGTTTCGTTCGCTCGGCGGCGCCGTCTTCGTCATGGGCATCGTTCTCTACCCCTATGTCTACCTGACCACGCGGGCGATGTTCCTGATGCAGTCGGCCTGCGCGCTCGACGTGTCGCGCACGCTCGGTGCCGGCCCGCTTCGCCTGTTCACCGCGATTGCCCTGCCGCTCGCCCGGCCCGCAATCGCCGTCGGCGTGACGCTGGTGCTGATGGAGTGTCTGAACGACATCGGCGCGGTCGAATATCTCGGCGTCAAGACGATGACCTTCTCGGTCTATGACACCTGGCTCAATCGCGGCAATCTCGCCGGCGCCGCCCAGATGGCAACGGCCATGCTGGTCATTGTCTTCGGTCTGATCTGGGCCGAGCGCTACGCCCGCCGCCATCAGCGCTTCCACCAGACCACCAGCCGCTACATGAGCCTGCCGCGTTATCAGCTGCGCGGGCTGCGGGCGGGCGGCGCGATCCTCGCCTGTGGCCTGCCGGTGCTGCTCGGATTTCTCGTTCCCGGCGGACGTCTGTTCGATCTTGCCTCGCGCCGGCTGGAACACCTGACCGATGCCGGCTTCCTGTCGGCGGTCGGCAATTCGTTGCTGCTCGCCATCGCCGCTGCTGTCATGACGGTCGCGACCGGCGTCATGCTCGCCTATGCACTCAGGATGCGCCGCAATCCGGTGATCCACGCGATCGCCCGGCTCTCGGCAATCGGATATGCGGTGCCCGGCACGGTGCTGGCGGTCGGCATCCTGATCCCGGTCGCAGCGCTCGACAATTTCATCGACGGCACGATGCGCGCCACCTTCGGCATCGCCACCGGGCTCATTCTCTCGGGCTCAGGAATCGCGCTGGTCTATGCCTACGCGACGCGCTTCCTCGCGGTGTCCTTCGGCGCCATCGAAAGCGGGCTTTCCAAGGTCTCGCCGCATCTCGACATGGCCGCCCGCGCGCTCGGACGCTCGTCGCTGCGCACGCTCGTCGAGGTTCATCTGCCGATGATCAAGCCGGCGCTGGCAACCGCCGCGATGCTCGTCTTCGTCGACTGCATGAAGGAGCTGCCGGCGACCATCCTGCTGCGCCCGTTCAACTTCGACACCCTGTCGACGACGGTCTACGCGGCTGCCTCGCGCGAGGCGTTCGAGGACGGCGCGGTGGCCGCGCTGACCATCGTTGCGGTCGGCCTCATCCCGGTCATCATGCTGGCGCACACATCGGCAACCAGCTTCCGCGATGCCAAGGGCAAGCGCCGCTCAGCCGCCAAGGGTGAGGCCGCCTAA
- a CDS encoding monooxygenase gives MITAMVLFQLADDATLKDAAAIFRSTAPRYLDKAGLIRKYYIFEPETRKGGGCYLFENREVAEASFDDTWRALVLDKYKSEPEIRLFETPVIVDNTTGRISGI, from the coding sequence ATGATCACCGCCATGGTTCTGTTTCAGCTTGCCGACGACGCGACGCTCAAGGACGCCGCGGCGATCTTTCGTTCGACCGCGCCGCGCTATCTCGACAAGGCGGGGCTCATTCGCAAGTACTACATTTTCGAGCCGGAAACCCGCAAAGGCGGCGGCTGTTATCTGTTCGAGAACCGGGAAGTGGCGGAAGCCTCGTTCGATGACACCTGGCGGGCGCTGGTGCTCGACAAGTACAAGTCCGAACCGGAGATCCGCCTGTTCGAGACGCCGGTAATCGTCGACAACACGACCGGCCGCATCAGCGGAATCTGA